The following nucleotide sequence is from Nymphalis io chromosome Z, ilAglIoxx1.1, whole genome shotgun sequence.
ATCAATTTTATCTCAATAAAGTGTCGCGTACacttttgatgaaataaaaatgaaaacgaaTCTATAATGTTCACATATGTCTCCTTTGACATGGTTAATCATAATTTGTAATGAgccttatatatacatagattggCTAATATGAGCGATATTTACGtgaaatgcaatttatttaacttatttcgCGTTAGAAACTAAACGAACTCTTTGTCATTGTGAGTTATTGATATTCATTAGAACGAGGTATAGTAATATTCAATACACCATAGACTAAGTTCTAAAGATACAACATTAGCTATCTCAAAGCATAAAAACGATGTTTGTACTTGTAACATCTCAAGGTCGGATTTCGCTAAATATAATCGTCAATGGTTCCTaccgaaagttttttttatgatacatctaaatataaattcgttttattaactttgattaactatacaattataaaatatacaaatataaaggtCAAACTGATTAATgcttaaatatgtataaggtATCGAGCGACATATCCGACTCTTGATTTACATAGATGCACAGCTAACCATTACGATATCTTCAGCCGGTGTCcagtgaatataaaatattttattgcgaGGAAATAAGTTTCACTattcgaagttttttttttaataataattgtctgtaatattttaacaacgattttattatataatattaaatgcattTATATATCTTCGAGCAGTCAATTACCAAAATATGTAGTACCATTTTACTTTCAATAAAGTTATTAAGTgtctaatattgttttttttttttaaagaaaatactaGTTGTTACCCTTACCTTTTAACGAAACGTAGGAGAagcaatttaatttgaaatctcATACTGTTTATAAATCTACGTAATAAAtcacaattaaaatgaaaatatattctttatcatTTAGTTGCATGTTCATATTATCAAAGAATTTCTTTTATCTAttacgtatttaattatttaattaaaaagaattattataattttttttcagaatacgttttaaaacttataattcaaTCTTTGTGGGAAGAGATAGCACACTGCGAGTAAGTGAAACACAATATACTAACTTAAGTATTAGTActactttttaataatgattaatattacgCTAAATCTTTACGAGTAGCGCTATGGGTATAGCGATTCCTACCCAGTGCCGTGTAGgacattgtgtatttttaatgtagatGTACTACCCCGGTACGAATTGTAATTTTGACCCCGAGATATCTCCCTTGCACCATGCAAGCCGCAATCagaatgaatgaaaatgaatatcAAAAGATTTTGGtccaataattttattcataaaagtttaagataatatcaataaataatcacTTTCTTTTCTCCAAatgtatcttttatatttttcttgctgTTTAATATCTAGGAATAATGTTTTcccaatatatattcattagtaTATAACAGCAACTTTACTATAtatcgtttaatttattaattgactaattttattgttatgtcaTCAAACAAAGCCAGTTGAAGTTACATAGATCCTTAAAATACACAATACTCTTAATTTGGATTTGAAATATAGCGCTTTTAGTGTCAACATCAATTACATTGTCTATtgtctaattaataatattcttattttctaTTCTTGAGACGGGGAAATTACGAATCATTACATAACTTTATAagactataatatttactttgagAGTAATAGTTACTACTACTTCTGGTCTGTTGAGTGAAGGGAATCGATTAGAATTAAGAGTTAAGAGGAGCTTCAAGCGTGTGCCTATCGTGCACGGACGCAGGTAGACAAACCTCGTGTGATTTGCTAGATCTTTCGCACCATCATCTTATGCAATTAGACATGCGCTCCGACGTGATtggctttttttttacaattaataggccagcgtttgaccgttgacttgcctgatgttaagcaccgacacggtctaggatgtagcacgcttgcctataagaaacctgttcactctggatttgaagacaccgacattgtacctatcaggaaatacggactctggcaaagcattccacagtttcgccgTGCGAAAAAAACTAAGGCtaacttaaaactaataattCACTTGTATTTTGGTGCAGGTAATGCAAAAGAAGATACTtagtattgatttatatatgaaCAGTGAAAAGATTCATTCccttaaattagaaaatattgaattaaagggaattaagattttatttgaataattatgacGTCGAATATCTTAGCCCCGGTACGATTTAGCCAATCTTTTCCATGATATGACATGTTTCTTTTTTGCTATTCTTTTAGAATATCAGTTTTATGGGCAATTAAAAAATGACGTGAATTTAACTCAAACtcctttttcattaataatgtcGCAGCACTAGATACTCGTCACGATGCATACCCAAATATaaccaaattaaatttttcgCGTATACTCGGTTTTCGGTGTTAGAGCTtcgtgtaagcccgtctggataggtaccacccactcatcgaaTATCTTATTGCCAAATAGCAATGCTCATTACTGTGTTCCGAtcggaagggtgagtgagccagtgaaacttcagacacaagggaaataacatcttagttcccaaggtaggtggcgtggcattggcgatataaggagtggttaataattcttacggCACCGACGTCTTTgatcggtggtgaccacttaccgtcaggtggtctatttgacagtccgcctatctatagtataaatatatataatatcagttgtaattataatatttattattattatcgaattTTAAGGTACTCAaaagtaaaaatagtttaaaaaaatataatgtctaCCTAAAAtacttgaatttaaaatattttctgaaatatatttattaaacctataaaagtttaaatttcagttttttatattagaattttacTGATAATTTGATTCAACTACGCTCAACTATAACATCTGTTAACAGCCTTAGTTAATTTTAAAGGATCTAAATGTCACagaaaaataatacattctATGTTAAATTCAAATATGCTGTCAGAAACGACTTGACTTTAAATTTCTGATATCTTGtaaatcatttgaaaatattgaaaattattggtgaaattataaaaaaaattaaaacaatgactGAGTCTCCAGAGTCAAATGTGAAGTCTGGGAGgctcataataaaatatcttcaacATAACAAAGATGGAGCTACTATTTCCGACGTTGTCCAGCATCTTTGTGCAGAGCGAGGAAATGAGCCTTCCAACGAAGTAAACCAAACAGTAACATCTATCTTAGAGAGCGGGACGGCGATGGGTTTTCTTGAGAGAAAGGGGTCACGTTTTCTTAATTGGGTGGCACGAGAGATGTGCGGAAGACGGCGACGGAAGAGCTGCCGTAGGCGGTGTTGCAGGCGTCGTCTACGCAGACGACGCAGTCGTCGCAAGCGTCGAAAATGTCGATGTGGATGAGTACCGGGCCCATCACGATTCAAGCGTACAGTTAACAGTCATCATAATTTGTATAGAGGCTTTGTTTTTAAACAGTTTGCTTGTACATTTGTAATGAGTCCGTATCACTATTTCTTGTCAACTTGTGTaccttttgtaataaataaaataacgattgactttttaaattttattatacatttaatattataattcaaacataaaacatatagTTTTGGTTAACATGCGATTAAATATCTGTCTAAATCAATATGTAACACTAAACATTTGACAAAGTATAGGTAgctattcattaattaaataagacattaaatgcaattaaattagacaagtAGAGGTATTCATTAAAGTTTCTTTTATcgtttaaagtaatataataaacgtttttttattattatttattaagctcCGACGATTTTCTTGGCTATATATCCAGGGAATGCGAAGATAAATACTAGAATTAAGATGACCACCAAGATAATAAATCCGTATATCAGAATATCCCACTTATAGTTGTGCCACATGATGTATCGTAGAGACTTCAACGGGTTAAAGAGCCACATGAACGAAGAATCCGGGCGACTGAAATGTAAACAAGACGATTCATTGTAGGATATTTTGCTTAAATaggtgtttattatttaatattattttcctttaaataGTAACATACTTAGGTTTATCCAAAGGGTCGGGCTCACTACGTCCTAATCCTGCTGGTGCTTTATCAGCTTCTTCACGCGTAAGCAGATGTATCTCTGCTTCGACTTTGCCAGTAAGTTCCATTTCTTCATTGTTGCCTTTGGTATAGAATGGCCACCATCCTTTAACacgtttttgtttgaaaatgttCACCATTGGAACTAATCCTTCGTTATTTAGCATTTCCAGGGTACACAGCTTGGAAGATTTAGCTCCGCGTGGGAATCGGTTAAGGTCAAGAGTTATGGCacctatatacaaaaaataacatcattttattattaaagtaaataaaaactatcatATCTGATAAATCATATGTTTTGTATACCTAAAAAGTCGTCAGACGTGAAATGATCAGAATCCCAGACTTGCAATTCTAGGCGTGCTGGTATCTTGCTTTCACTTTCATCCCACGAAAAGACAGATTCCTTGCGTGTTATGAGTATACGTTCTTCAGCTTCGAGATATTCGAATCGATATATAAAACGCCAGTTAAAATTCCCTTCACCCGTCAAAGAGCGATAGTGTGTATCTGTGCTCTGGCAATCTTCAGGTCCCTTAAGCCACCTGAAAAAAAAGATAACGTAATTATGATAAGTTAGTAGTCGTTAGTTATATCAaagtgtaaattaaattataaaattctaatagatgttattttaagtttctTACCCCTTTACGTAAATGTCAGACATTTTTTCCCCTGTAAAGAAAGCGTCGTCTTCAAGGACTACATCATCGGTATTCCAAATGATAACTCTCATCTCATAGGCTTTGGGTATGCGAGGCGAAATGTCCACTGGTGGTCCTGGCAGTGGCATGTCCATTGGGAACATATCTACCCACATCTGAAGGCGACCTTGCTCGATCCCTGCCAATATAACAGCAGTTATTAAACaacaacaattaattataattaatagttattaccAAGTCTATTGTTTACCTGGTTTATTTGGATTGTAAAGAGTCCGAGTTTCCACATGTTCAGTTACTAGTTTAGTTCCAATGCGAGGGATTTCTTCCCACCTATGGAGCACTGTCAGTGCCATCTGCTCTTGCATTGTATTAGGATCAGAGAACAGCTCAGTATCATGTAATGGCATGTTAAATATTGTACGGCCAACTTTAACACGCCCGTATTCGTATATTGGTGGGTCGATTTTGCCGTCTTTGCAAAGTTTGGTCAATATCTGTGTAGGTTTCATCGCGTCGCGCCACCGATTATATCCTTgcctttatacaataaaaatataaaagaactaATTAGTTAGAAAAGATGTAAATCTTCTTAAAAAACATACACACAATCATAATTGTCTTAAAATCGAAAGCGATCTTTTTGGCAAAATATAGTACAggtaaattacttaatatactACTACTAGCtacgatttaaaataaacctcAATTGTTGTCTTATAATAGTGATAGGATATGTTCAGGAATTATCTATTATGATGAGTATCCCTATGTTataatgtgtaaatattatgtGGCTTAAAGGTGTAAACATAAAAGAAtgggtataatatattttgtttttaatataaattgtattaattaaatgaatattttataaaaattacgtaCTCATCATATTTTTTGGGCAAGCCACAAGTTGCTCGGTGGCGGCTGTAATAGCGATTTTCAAGATCAATTTTGGTTTCACCGATCAAATCATCGGATCCAAGTAAATCCCAATCATATACTTGTACAGTCAGCGTAGAATCTTGCGGAATCGTAGCCTCTATTTCAAAGCATTTGCCGAACACTGGATTTAGTTGTTTCGATACGTAGTTTTCCTTATCATTAATTTTCTTCGAGCCTAGTTGTAGCACAATATACGGATCAGCCTTTCCGTTCATATCCATCGGGTGAAGGTCAGTAGCTTTAACAATGTATACTCGTACTAAGACATGTATGGGTTCGTTTTTCGGCAACCCTTGGAAAAATCCTTGATTTAGGTCAAAACCCATAACAGCGCAATCAACAGTTGTCTTCGATAGAGGCCACTTGTAAACTTTGATTGCGCCCTGTAACATGcttattcttaaaaatttatagaaaacttGTCATTAAGGTagtgatataaaaaaagagatgATGTAGGAATGTCAATAATAGCCAATAAAtaagaaatcaaaataaaattgttaatgacataaaaaatgCTGTATGATGTGCGAAACACAGgctcataaataattaagttttttaaacgTTGAATTATACCTTAAAGACTCCAACTATGCGAGCATCATCATCCGAATCATCACCAGTTTTCTTGCCTCGATATAGTTCAAAAGACTGAAGCCATTCTTTGAATCCTTCGTACTCAGGAACGGCCTCAAGTTCGTGTGGTATTATCTGTAAAAATATGAAGTATTATGTGTTCGTTACCATTTTATTAGTTACCATTTTACTGAATAGCTTAAATCACAGCTTACTCTTGTTAAGGCTGAACGTGGGATGTCATTGTTTTTGATTGGAACAGGTAGACTTTTAGCTCTATTAGGAGCTGATGATCTGCAATTGGCGCGTTCGAAGCGTGGAGACTGAATTTCGTCTCGCGGAGAACGTGTTTCATCAACATATGTAAGTTGAGGAGTTTGAATGTTGCTTTGACGTTGTCTCTTGTTTTCCTTTTCTTCCTCAATCATAAAATCGTAAGATGCAAAAAACTTTGTCCACCAATCTTTGTGACTATCTTGGTCGTCTAGTACTGAGTCTGTACTACGTTTTCGGTTTTGCCCACTATCAAGATTCAATACTTTTTTAGCTACTCCAGGTCTTCCGGATCCGTAAGGCATAACACGACCGCCGTGAAAGAGTAAAGGGCAGTTTTCCCTTTCATTATCAACTGTATACACATCATCTTGAATAATGCAATTAGCTTCTAAGTCAATATTATGTAGTTGAATCATAGATTTTTTGCGTTCTTCAATCTCTCTTTCGCGTCTGCTCATCGGTGTGAAGCAGTATTTATGTATAGAGCTGATAATATGCGTTCCGACGAGTGTTACTCTACCAAAACTGCGACAATCTACAACTCGAATAGTCAGTGGAGGGCGATAAAGGTCTTGATCAGGAAGCTCGACGTCTATGAACTTCACAGGTGATGTAAAATTTGGATTAAGTTTTGCACTTTGTATAACAGTAGAATAGATAATGTGCCCAGAACATTCAATGTCCACTCTGGGTCTGTCTACTGTAAGAAGATGAATTCGCTTTAAGTCACGTACACCCCAAAATAAAACTTCAACTCGATATTTTGACAAAGTTGGACGTATTCCTCTTGGAACAGGATATCGTATTTCAAGAGGTTGATTCTCCGGGCACTCCTTAGGACGAGGAAGCTCTGGTAAGCTCAAATCTGAATCTTTTGGTGGTACTTCAAGTAGTTCAAAAGTAGCGAGTAGTTCCCCAGCCCTGTCATCACCTCGCGTTATCTCATACCACTCTAATTTTGGTAGAAGTTGTGGGCTCTCataaatttcactgaaatctttTACATGTGGTCTTGCAACGGTTCGCCCAATATATTCGGATTTACCGACTTGATCTCGATCAAATATCTCTACAACGACGGTAGGGGGATCTGTTTTGATCTGATTCATGGTACTGTATAATGTAATGTCTTCGAAAACAAGAAGTTCATCCCAAGTCGGACTCAGTGTTTCATCTATAACTTTCGTGGTAGCACTGTATTCTTCAATGACTACTCGTGCAAAAGGGTCTGATAATCCTGAAGAATCTGAACCTATTAGCGATCTAGCTTGGTAAATATAGGCACGCATTTGAAAAACCTGCGAAAAAAATTGAGTATGTGTTGGtttcttcttttttaaaatgaataataattattcattttaaaaaattattattaatacattatatacttacatgCTTCTCACGATAAAATATTGAAGTAGGGGCATTGACTCTCAATAAATCagcattttttaattcattattatatgtaaagccCTGGGGAAGACCATCTACATAATGTTTTTTGTCTTGAACAACTCCAAGCCAAAAGTATACATTGATTTTAGCCGGTACCGCCCAACCATTTGAATGAGATCCTTTCTTTCCAGGccactatttaaaattatttatataaaatattttttttcgaatatagtCACACaatgataaaagaaaattacCTTCATAAACATTGTCTGTATCTTCCCGCACATTCGTCCAGTTTCATCTTGACTTTCGGAAAATATAATATCTCTGGCATTGATCCTTTGGTAAGCGAGTCGGTTTCCTTGGTTTACCATCCAAAGAAAAATATCTGGCATGCCTTGTTGcgcctaaaataaatttatgaccAATCATATAACATTTGCTCTTTTTTAAGAAAAGAGAtttgtttacattaattatatattgtaacttacttaattataaaatatacctacTTAACAGAATAGATggcaaaatcaatattaattagttaGCTTAGTATAAAATGTAGAAATCATTattcaactttattttttactcacATCTTCACATAAAAGCTTCAGTCTGTTCAAATATGAATAAGCAGTACGAAGTCTTTCTTTTAAGGAGTTCTTTGTTATTAACGCCTTTAAACCTTTAGTCGAAACGCCGATTTTCTCCTGTAATATGACACACCTTGTGAGCACTATCATATCAACGTGTGTGACATATGTTTCGTCAATCTAATGACTAGCTGATGAGCTTTTACATCtcgaggttctgggttcgaCTCAATTAAAGGGCCCACCCAAGTCACCAGGTTTTTTGttatcagatttttttaaagcagTGAATGCACTCGTGTAACTACGCATAATTGAggactataattatattatctataataatctctgtttaatatattcagttgagattggccgccctGACCGAAATCTATCAGAGACCATAATCATTAATGTACATGTCAAATTAACATGGCGGATATAGCATGCACAATACCAATACAATAATGAGAGGAAGGAAAAGGTGCTCAactgttttttatttgcttatttataaaaatgtcgcATCCGGCTTATAAGGGCTGGCCACAAACAACACACAAACTTCATAGTTACGTGTACAGAGcctaattttgaaaataataaaataaaagggaCTGCATTCTGTATTTGCAGCACTTATCGTTCTGATCACATTAAAAGGATTACAAGCCTAGCAACTTTACAGTGTATTGTATGAAAAGTgtgaatattacatttttgttgGTTGAAGTAAAGACTGTATGTTCAAAAGCTTATTTCTTACCCGGATCCCTGTATTTGCCCACAATAAATAACCGTGATAATAACGATTCTCcaatttatagataatatttcgTGTGTGGCAGTAGTTGATATGAAGTAtgagtaaaataattacaactaTTTGCACTTACAACTTCTGATGTGCAAAATTTGTGTCTTTCGTGGTCAAGCTTAGTGTTACCAAGTGGCGGTGAGTTATTCATACGCTTTACATAATTTGCACAAGCCACGCTCACAGCCTCTAAGGCTGACTTTAAACCGGCCAAACAAGTGTTGTCAGGACCGTCGTCGGTCTCCAATGCAGCAGAAGCGTCGGCGAGCGCCTCATCCTGTACAATGTAATTGAAAATTACCAagtaataggttttttttacttataattaaaaaaactttgtttaataacggcattttatatgttattttgattacaaGAATACAACATTCTTATGTAACATTGTGACATAATGTATTTACTGtttactttaaactttatactatttatttattaataaaagcgaTAACATTTGTtacttctttattaaataatatattctactgTGGTGACAAGCCGATTGTTCTTCATAGGCAAAATTAAATGTAGCTACACGTACTAATACGCGGTAAAAACTCGaggaatatgtaaattatagacCCGTTCTACTTCGCAACGTGAAATTAAGGAAAGACAAATATGTCTAATATATGCCCCGTCTTGTCtatgtcatttaaaattacCGGTCCAAATTGCAAATGgaggaaatctgcatatgtctaatttcacagaaatattGCCACGTGTCTATTTACCAAGCCGCGCTGGAGCAGCATTTTAGCTCCAAACTTTCCCCTCAAAGGAAGAGAAGTTTACAGTCatggtatttttaatatcttatattccggaatgtttatgtttattgtccttattgttattactaattTCTTCATTCTTAGGTCAAATAATACTCACAAAGAGGTCAATGATGTATGCAATTAGGTTGGAGTTGTACAGGCGCCGGCGATGGTCAGGCCAAATACTGCGGACTTGCATACATGGCTTGGTGTCCCAATACGGTAGATAATAATAGTGCTTGTCGCCACAAGTGGTGGCTTTGACAGGATGCGTCATACTCTGCCAGTAGCCCGTGTCTGAACTTGTTTCATCTGAAAGTTATTCACTGATATACTAACGAAATCATTTAGGTTTGGCTGCGTTACAATCTATCCGTGTATATATATCCGTGTATATATATCCGTATATATGTATCCGtgtatccgtgcagtgacggagaaagaatacatttcactgcccctctctttcccatgggtgtcgtaagaggcgactaagggatatctgagcgaccatctgctcatctggtggtaggatgctaacatccgcctggcttgttaccaccgtacgcatggtgaaaaactcgtgaaatggcttgcagccgcgtttcgaggtcagccagcgtacagccagtgcccgagcgagtattgccgcgatgggtgttggtccagtggagacggctgttgaaccaatgccgggggaaactgtattgacctgccggacagggagacgaaacggctgttccgctggccgcccgtggcatatggccttctccatgttggtggtacgtgtggacctggttcgtcagagtcgagtctacgagtgcctctacagatcccacaatggtgacttggagacaagccgattattcgaccatcttagtcgggtggtagatgctgcgcaagagcagtttcctaacgcggaattggtgtttttgggggattttaatgctcaccatgaatcatggttgaaatccctcaaaagtgaccatgctggaagaactgctcatgcttttgctctcacacacgacttgaccccactgtttgatcagcccaccaggatcccagacattgatgggcaagcgccttctctactggatcttctgctgacttctcacccggtggaatatcaggttgtggttcaagctccacttggttcttcggatcacggccttatatctaccaaagtgccacaggccaagctgccgccatcagcggtatgcaaacgtcgcgtttggcactataagtcggcagattgggacggtatgcgcgattactatgcgtcagtcccttggaaggaacgttgcttcagtggtaatgacccgacagctagtgccgctgctgttgctgatgagatcatgttaggaatggaatactacattcctagctctgatctcatcaataggggtacgcgtaaccgttggttcacgcgtgaatgtgccgacgctgtatcatctaagcaggcggcatatcgcgcgtggatcaacggctgcattagcggggcatctaacattgactcactgaaagcaaactacaataaaaattccaagtcctgtaggaaggcatacacgagagcggatgcacagcgcattgtacagattggtcatgaccttatttcgcatcctaggggctcccgtagcttctggcgtctgaccaagtctgtgcaaaacaacttctgccaaccttcgctgccaccgctcagaaatccggacggatcgctagctcacagtccgcaggagaaagccgacctcctggctaaactctttgccgacaactctgtgatcgatgattgtagtgcgcagccaccaacaataccttcatgtggccacacgatgcctgacatcaaaatcaggcaacgtgatgtccctgcggagctgcaatcactcgatatacggaaagctagcggtcccgatggaataccagccattgtgctgaagaagtgcgcggcggagctgtctcctgtgttaacgcgcctgttccaactttctctctcttcgggatgtgtgccggaggcttggagaagagctaatgtgcaagcggttcccaaaaaaggggatcggtctgacccggcaaattatcggccaatagctatcacctcagtactttgtaaggtgatggaacggattttaaacaaccaactgatccattacctagaagatcactgtctaattaatgatcgtcagtacgggtttcgaccaaaacggtccacaggtgatcttctagcgtacgtaacgcacctctggggtgaagctatcgacaagcatggagaatcgttggctgtcagcctcgatatctccaaggctttcgacagggtctggcacagaagtcttctctccaagctaccggcatatggtttgcctgctcagctatgcacctggattgccagcttcctacacaagcgtagccttcgtgttttagtagatggttgcgcttcacaattctatgtagtgaatgctggggtcccccagggatctgtgctatctcccacactctttcttttgcatatcaatgatatgctctcccttgggaacatacattgctatgcagatgatagtacagtgcatggtggataccacggacgcgcagtggctgggcgggcggaaactgaggagaggcgggagaatcttgttattaaactcgataggacatcagagctcatcgccaaatggggttctgataatcttgttgagtttaatgccaagaaaacacaggtgtgcgctctcacagcgaaaaagtcaccattttaccctcatccctccttCTGTGGCACATCGCTGATGATActgatggacgttcgctgcgaccttagtccaagggattacatcgaggctattataaaaacagcttcacgaaaactcggagttctgaacaaggt
It contains:
- the LOC126780582 gene encoding otoferlin-like; the encoded protein is MMVLEESGKQLKESMKFVWELSEPVTAGEVLTVYLVTRRFTKRQKLGVYRLGLDVVVADGQMSVIDTLLTERNQPAAACIEMDVIYTPPDTTIRTHEHEINPRVVELPPRHSSSRGSSQNNIPPAIPGPSSQSSAPQSDGDDDNTLESLQKNIEILETSFKMKKEDVAKISVDLRESRTRRLKRAGKRILRIRAMIEDTSEKAALKSEDFQVCITIIEARQLAGLNMDPMVMIKVGEMTKFTSVKESTNCPYYNEYFVFDHHMPPLVLLDTIIVITVKQPSRLWRSEKILGSFKLDVATVWNQPDRQFYHRWALLTDPEDMAAGAKGYVKCDITVIAKGDPIKIPPKSDRDDDDIEGNLLLPDGVPHERQRARFIIQIYKAEGLPNMNFSVMANVKKALTGEKQNLVDPYVNVSFAGMIGYTSVKKNTYNPVWNEQIIFTEMFPPLCHRIKLQIKDNRAVRPSVIGTHFLDLRTISNDADGGFLPTFGPSYVYMYGSTRDYSLIDQHSDLNSGIGEGVAYRARLLISVRTEIIDSFDFSSSNVVIEPIIPIHEASYEKNEQFFLFACIYDVNMIDKSIVDKPIQFELSIGNAGNNRDGRNQSLKRPQDLDHINLDETSSDTGYWQSMTHPVKATTCGDKHYYYLPYWDTKPCMQVRSIWPDHRRRLYNSNLIAYIIDLFDEALADASAALETDDGPDNTCLAGLKSALEAVSVACANYVKRMNNSPPLGNTKLDHERHKFCTSEVEKIGVSTKGLKALITKNSLKERLRTAYSYLNRLKLLCEDAQQGMPDIFLWMVNQGNRLAYQRINARDIIFSESQDETGRMCGKIQTMFMKWPGKKGSHSNGWAVPAKINVYFWLGVVQDKKHYVDGLPQGFTYNNELKNADLLRVNAPTSIFYREKHVFQMRAYIYQARSLIGSDSSGLSDPFARVVIEEYSATTKVIDETLSPTWDELLVFEDITLYSTMNQIKTDPPTVVVEIFDRDQVGKSEYIGRTVARPHVKDFSEIYESPQLLPKLEWYEITRGDDRAGELLATFELLEVPPKDSDLSLPELPRPKECPENQPLEIRYPVPRGIRPTLSKYRVEVLFWGVRDLKRIHLLTVDRPRVDIECSGHIIYSTVIQSAKLNPNFTSPVKFIDVELPDQDLYRPPLTIRVVDCRSFGRVTLVGTHIISSIHKYCFTPMSRREREIEERKKSMIQLHNIDLEANCIIQDDVYTVDNERENCPLLFHGGRVMPYGSGRPGVAKKVLNLDSGQNRKRSTDSVLDDQDSHKDWWTKFFASYDFMIEEEKENKRQRQSNIQTPQLTYVDETRSPRDEIQSPRFERANCRSSAPNRAKSLPVPIKNNDIPRSALTRIIPHELEAVPEYEGFKEWLQSFELYRGKKTGDDSDDDARIVGVFKGAIKVYKWPLSKTTVDCAVMGFDLNQGFFQGLPKNEPIHVLVRVYIVKATDLHPMDMNGKADPYIVLQLGSKKINDKENYVSKQLNPVFGKCFEIEATIPQDSTLTVQVYDWDLLGSDDLIGETKIDLENRYYSRHRATCGLPKKYDEQGYNRWRDAMKPTQILTKLCKDGKIDPPIYEYGRVKVGRTIFNMPLHDTELFSDPNTMQEQMALTVLHRWEEIPRIGTKLVTEHVETRTLYNPNKPGIEQGRLQMWVDMFPMDMPLPGPPVDISPRIPKAYEMRVIIWNTDDVVLEDDAFFTGEKMSDIYVKGWLKGPEDCQSTDTHYRSLTGEGNFNWRFIYRFEYLEAEERILITRKESVFSWDESESKIPARLELQVWDSDHFTSDDFLGAITLDLNRFPRGAKSSKLCTLEMLNNEGLVPMVNIFKQKRVKGWWPFYTKGNNEEMELTGKVEAEIHLLTREEADKAPAGLGRSEPDPLDKPNRPDSSFMWLFNPLKSLRYIMWHNYKWDILIYGFIILVVILILVFIFAFPGYIAKKIVGA